The proteins below are encoded in one region of Brassica napus cultivar Da-Ae chromosome A6, Da-Ae, whole genome shotgun sequence:
- the LOC106352094 gene encoding protein ENHANCED DISEASE RESISTANCE 2-like, producing the protein MESPVDHSSPKPAIPEWITETTNGGTARQVDLYTGINGWASPPGDGFSVRSADYFTNKQKCPGGDYLLSLAGVDWLKSTTKLDNILARPDNRVAHALRKAQSLGRSQNGFIFAVNFHIPVKEHYHSVLYFVTEEPIPSESLLKQFIDGDDSYRNQRFKIVSQVLRGPWIVKAAAGQFGAFLVAKTVRCTYNKGPNYFEIDIDTGSWRILAALVRLLFGYARSLILDIGFVVEAQEVDELPERLIGAVRLCHMDVTSAFVVDPQPLKPYRMMGSLEAKPPRRD; encoded by the coding sequence ATGGAGAGCCCTGTCGACCATAGTAGCCCCAAGCCAGCCATACCGGAGTGGATAACCGAGACGACCAATGGTGGAACCGCCCGTCAAGTCGATCTCTATACAGGAATCAATGGATGGGCTTCCCCTCCAGGAGACGGCTTCTCTGTCCGCTCCGCTGACTACTTCACCAACAAACAGAAATGTCCCGGAGGAGACTACCTCCTCTCTCTCGCTGGCGTTGACTGGCTCAAATCCACTACTAAACTCGACAACATTCTAGCTCGTCCCGACAACCGCGTGGCTCACGCGCTCAGAAAAGCACAGTCTCTTGGCCGGTCCCAAAACGGCTTCATCTTCGCTGTGAACTTCCATATTCCAGTCAAGGAACACTACCACTCTGTTCTCTACTTCGTGACGGAAGAACCCATTCCATCAGAATCTCTCCTGAAACAGTTCATAGACGGAGACGACTCGTACCGGAACCAGAGGTTCAAGATTGTGAGCCAAGTCTTGAGAGGGCCATGGATAGTTAAAGCTGCGGCGGGGCAGTTCGGCGCGTTCCTTGTGGCTAAGACCGTGAGGTGTACATACAATAAAGGACCAAACTACTTTGAGATTGATATCGATACAGGTAGCTGGCGGATCTTGGCGGCCCTTGTGCGGCTTTTGTTCGGGTACGCCAGGAGCCTTATTCTCGACATTGGCTTCGTTGTCGAGGCGCAAGAAGTGGATGAGCTGCCGGAGAGACTGATCGGAGCTGTTAGGTTGTGTCATATGGACGTAACATCGGCGTTTGTGGTTGATCCACAGCCATTGAAACCGTACAGGATGATGGGTTCACTGGAAGCAAAGCCACCGCGACGAGATTAG
- the LOC106348511 gene encoding probable folate-biopterin transporter 2 isoform X1, giving the protein MVVEDQNLESGGSVRVVIKGESHLRNVLWGPVRWIKMLAKELHWSFVFGVVSLYGINQGLGGSLGRVATEYYMKDVQKVQPSESQALTAITKIPWIIKPLWGILTDVLPIYGFHRRPYFVLAGVLGVVSMLFISVLGNLHLYLALLWMTIASAAMAIADVTIDACTAYNSIKHPSLASDMQSLCSLSSSIGALLGFFMSGILVHLVGSKGVFGLLTLPFALASVVGMVFSESHVPGFSYKQVMSQCLSFNQRESTDSCFVSIQVNQKFIDAGRAMWRTMKCSDVWRPSLYMYISLALSLNIHEGLFYWFTDSKDGPLFAQETVGFILSIGSVGSILGATLYQLVLKDHAFRGICLWTQLLFALAGMLDLILVLRLNLKLGLPDYLFIVVDEVVSQMIGRLKWMPLLVLTSKLCPHGIEGTFFALLMSIDNAGFMTSSWLGGVLLHVLKVTRTEFGNLWLAVLIRNVLRVSPLFVLFLVPKGDQNTFKLPGEIIGEDSDSDEEKEEAQNLELASLVHSADRR; this is encoded by the exons ATGGTAGTAGAAGACCAAAACCTCGAAAGTGGAGGATCCGTCCGTGTAGTCATCAAAGGAGAGAGTCATCTCCGTAATGTACTGTGGGGTCCAGTGCGGTGGATAAAGATGCTGGCCAAAGAGCTTCACTGGAGCTTTGTCTTCGGTGTGGTCTCACTCTACGGTATAAACCAAGGCCTTGGCGGCTCATTGGGCCGTGTAGCCACGGAGTATTACATGAAAGATGTTCAAAAGGTTCAGCCTTCAGAGTCTCAGGCTCTCACGGCCATCACCAAGATTCCATGGATCATTAAGCCTCTTTGGGGCATTCTCACTGATGTTCTTCCCATCTACGGCTTCCACAGACGCCCTTACTTCGTTTTAGCAGGCGTCCTTGGAGTAGTTTCCATGCTTTTCATATCGGTTCTTGGGAATCTACACCTTTACTTGGCGCTCTTGTGGATGACAATAGCAAGTGCTGCGATGGCGATAGCTGATGTGACCATTGATGCTTGCACTGCTTAcaatagtatcaaacacccttcTCTTGCCTCGGATATGCAGAGCTTGTGTAGCTTAAGCTCTTCCATTGGTGCACTTCTTGGTTTCTTCATGAGTGGCATCTTAGTTCATCTTGTTGGCTCTAAG GGTGTGTTTGGCTTGCTGACACTCCCATTTGCGTTGGCGTCTGTAGTGGGGATGGTGTTTAGTGAGTCCCATGTTCCTGGTTTCTCTTACAAACAGGTAATGTCACAATGCTTGAGTTTCAACCAACGTGAGAGTACTGACTCTTGTTTTGTATCAATTCAGGTAAACCAGAAGTTTATAGACGCAGGGAGAGCGATGTGGAGGACAATGAAGTGCTCAGATGTGTGGAGGCCGAGTCTGTATATGTACATTTCCCTTGCTCTTAGTTTGAACATTCATGAAGGTCTCTTCTATTGGTTCACAGATTCAAAAGACGGCCCTTTGTTTGCTCAG gAAACTGTTGGTTTCATCCTCTCAATTGGTTCAGTGGGGTCGATTCTAGGAGCAACGTTGTACCAGCTAGTCCTAAAGGACCATGCGTTCCGCGGCATTTGCTTGTGGACTCAACTTCTCTTTGCCTTGGCAGGAATGCTTGATCTCATTCTTGTGCTACGTCTCAACTTAAAACTTGGCTTACCAGACTATCTCTTCATAGTGGTCGATGAGGTAGTGTCTCAGATGATAGGACGCCTGAAATGGATGCCGCTGCTCGTGCTCACTTCAAAGCTATGTCCTCACGGTATTGAAGGGACCTTCTTTGCGTTGCTAATGTCTATCGACAATGCAGGCTTCATGACCTCGTCTTGGCTGGGAGGAGTGTTGCTGCACGTCCTCAAAGTGACTCGGACAGAGTTTGGTAACCTCTGGCTTGCGGTTTTGATCAGGAATGTGTTGAGAGTTTCGCCGCTCTTTGTTCTGTTTCTTGTGCCTAAGGGAGATCAGAACACGTTCAAGCTCCCGGGTGAGATCATTGGGGAAGATTCTGATTCTgatgaagagaaagaagaagctcAGAACTTGGAGTTGGCGTCTCTTGTTCATTCCGCTGATAGAAGATAG
- the LOC106348511 gene encoding probable folate-biopterin transporter 2 isoform X2, which produces MVVEDQNLESGGSVRVVIKGESHLRNVLWGPVRWIKMLAKELHWSFVFGVVSLYGINQGLGGSLGRVATEYYMKDVQKVQPSESQALTAITKIPWIIKPLWGILTDVLPIYGFHRRPYFVLAGVLGVVSMLFISVLGNLHLYLALLWMTIASAAMAIADVTIDACTAYNSIKHPSLASDMQSLCSLSSSIGALLGFFMSGILVHLVGSKGVFGLLTLPFALASVVGMVFSESHVPGFSYKQVNQKFIDAGRAMWRTMKCSDVWRPSLYMYISLALSLNIHEGLFYWFTDSKDGPLFAQETVGFILSIGSVGSILGATLYQLVLKDHAFRGICLWTQLLFALAGMLDLILVLRLNLKLGLPDYLFIVVDEVVSQMIGRLKWMPLLVLTSKLCPHGIEGTFFALLMSIDNAGFMTSSWLGGVLLHVLKVTRTEFGNLWLAVLIRNVLRVSPLFVLFLVPKGDQNTFKLPGEIIGEDSDSDEEKEEAQNLELASLVHSADRR; this is translated from the exons ATGGTAGTAGAAGACCAAAACCTCGAAAGTGGAGGATCCGTCCGTGTAGTCATCAAAGGAGAGAGTCATCTCCGTAATGTACTGTGGGGTCCAGTGCGGTGGATAAAGATGCTGGCCAAAGAGCTTCACTGGAGCTTTGTCTTCGGTGTGGTCTCACTCTACGGTATAAACCAAGGCCTTGGCGGCTCATTGGGCCGTGTAGCCACGGAGTATTACATGAAAGATGTTCAAAAGGTTCAGCCTTCAGAGTCTCAGGCTCTCACGGCCATCACCAAGATTCCATGGATCATTAAGCCTCTTTGGGGCATTCTCACTGATGTTCTTCCCATCTACGGCTTCCACAGACGCCCTTACTTCGTTTTAGCAGGCGTCCTTGGAGTAGTTTCCATGCTTTTCATATCGGTTCTTGGGAATCTACACCTTTACTTGGCGCTCTTGTGGATGACAATAGCAAGTGCTGCGATGGCGATAGCTGATGTGACCATTGATGCTTGCACTGCTTAcaatagtatcaaacacccttcTCTTGCCTCGGATATGCAGAGCTTGTGTAGCTTAAGCTCTTCCATTGGTGCACTTCTTGGTTTCTTCATGAGTGGCATCTTAGTTCATCTTGTTGGCTCTAAG GGTGTGTTTGGCTTGCTGACACTCCCATTTGCGTTGGCGTCTGTAGTGGGGATGGTGTTTAGTGAGTCCCATGTTCCTGGTTTCTCTTACAAACAG GTAAACCAGAAGTTTATAGACGCAGGGAGAGCGATGTGGAGGACAATGAAGTGCTCAGATGTGTGGAGGCCGAGTCTGTATATGTACATTTCCCTTGCTCTTAGTTTGAACATTCATGAAGGTCTCTTCTATTGGTTCACAGATTCAAAAGACGGCCCTTTGTTTGCTCAG gAAACTGTTGGTTTCATCCTCTCAATTGGTTCAGTGGGGTCGATTCTAGGAGCAACGTTGTACCAGCTAGTCCTAAAGGACCATGCGTTCCGCGGCATTTGCTTGTGGACTCAACTTCTCTTTGCCTTGGCAGGAATGCTTGATCTCATTCTTGTGCTACGTCTCAACTTAAAACTTGGCTTACCAGACTATCTCTTCATAGTGGTCGATGAGGTAGTGTCTCAGATGATAGGACGCCTGAAATGGATGCCGCTGCTCGTGCTCACTTCAAAGCTATGTCCTCACGGTATTGAAGGGACCTTCTTTGCGTTGCTAATGTCTATCGACAATGCAGGCTTCATGACCTCGTCTTGGCTGGGAGGAGTGTTGCTGCACGTCCTCAAAGTGACTCGGACAGAGTTTGGTAACCTCTGGCTTGCGGTTTTGATCAGGAATGTGTTGAGAGTTTCGCCGCTCTTTGTTCTGTTTCTTGTGCCTAAGGGAGATCAGAACACGTTCAAGCTCCCGGGTGAGATCATTGGGGAAGATTCTGATTCTgatgaagagaaagaagaagctcAGAACTTGGAGTTGGCGTCTCTTGTTCATTCCGCTGATAGAAGATAG